From Thalassotalea euphylliae, the proteins below share one genomic window:
- a CDS encoding class I SAM-dependent methyltransferase, which yields MKTVLSASLISLTMASLPAMAHTHASHGKQAATSFELMKAINGDHRSAKNKARDAYRNPKETLAFFGFKPDMTVVEMAPGGGWYTEILAPALKANGKLYGAHYPDTGEDNYYSKSRRRLEQKMASDEVFSKVELTNFTPRVASEIAPAGTADLVLTFRNLHNWGENGVLQVFKDAHKALKSGGVLGVVEHRMPTSQKWEDNKRSGYFPEQMTIDLAEKAGFKLAAKSEVNANPKDTADHPKGVWTLPPVLRLKEQDKEKYLAIGESDRMTLKFVKM from the coding sequence ATAAAAACAGTACTCAGCGCTTCACTTATTTCACTGACTATGGCGTCATTGCCAGCAATGGCACATACCCACGCATCTCACGGCAAACAAGCCGCGACTAGCTTTGAGCTAATGAAAGCGATCAACGGCGATCACCGCAGTGCCAAAAATAAAGCACGTGATGCTTACCGTAACCCAAAAGAAACATTAGCTTTCTTTGGTTTTAAGCCAGACATGACCGTAGTAGAAATGGCACCAGGCGGTGGTTGGTACACTGAAATTCTTGCCCCTGCGCTAAAAGCGAACGGTAAGTTATACGGTGCTCACTACCCAGATACAGGTGAAGACAACTACTACAGCAAATCTCGTCGTCGTTTAGAGCAGAAAATGGCGAGTGATGAAGTCTTTAGTAAAGTTGAGCTCACTAACTTCACACCACGAGTTGCTTCTGAAATTGCACCAGCTGGCACGGCAGACCTTGTCTTAACCTTCCGTAACCTACACAACTGGGGTGAAAATGGCGTGCTGCAAGTGTTCAAAGATGCGCATAAGGCACTAAAAAGCGGTGGTGTACTAGGTGTGGTTGAGCACAGAATGCCAACCAGTCAAAAATGGGAAGACAACAAGCGCAGTGGTTACTTTCCTGAGCAAATGACGATTGATTTAGCGGAAAAGGCGGGTTTTAAATTGGCGGCGAAGAGCGAAGTTAATGCTAACCCGAAAGACACTGCTGATCACCCGAAAGGTGTTTGGACGCTACCACCTGTATTGCGTTTAAAAGAGCAAGACAAAGAAAAGTACTTAGCGATCGGTGAAAGTGACCGTATGACGCTCAAGTTTGTAAAAATGTAA
- a CDS encoding type III pantothenate kinase has product MLGNKQLLIDIGNTRTKYCFVVDDKLASIQYCDNQSLSTTWFNQHWLGCDQLVLASVAHQNIEELIKHWALAQKIRCQQVKTPDKAFGVTNGYERYEQLGVDRWLAVLGASKRFANQACIVVDTGTATTIDYIDSNGCHQGGWILAGIETLFNSIQANTANVRGDRIQINSLGFGRNTNDNLAQAAWASTVGLIKQAMLTAEQLNDVTPLLVITGGNGERIAQMLDIDSTRVHYVPAIVFEGLACYLA; this is encoded by the coding sequence ATGCTCGGTAACAAGCAACTATTGATCGATATCGGCAATACTCGCACTAAGTACTGCTTTGTTGTCGATGACAAACTCGCATCAATTCAATACTGCGACAACCAAAGTTTATCCACTACTTGGTTTAATCAACACTGGCTCGGCTGCGATCAATTAGTGCTTGCCAGTGTTGCTCACCAAAATATTGAGGAGTTAATTAAACACTGGGCATTAGCCCAAAAAATACGGTGTCAGCAGGTTAAAACACCAGACAAAGCTTTTGGCGTTACCAATGGTTATGAGCGCTATGAACAACTCGGCGTTGACCGTTGGCTCGCGGTGCTGGGCGCCAGTAAGCGATTTGCCAATCAAGCTTGTATCGTGGTTGATACCGGTACAGCCACCACGATTGATTACATAGACTCGAACGGTTGTCACCAAGGTGGGTGGATTTTAGCGGGTATTGAAACCTTGTTTAACAGCATTCAAGCAAACACGGCGAATGTTCGTGGCGATAGAATACAAATAAACTCGCTTGGTTTCGGCCGTAATACCAACGATAACTTGGCACAAGCAGCTTGGGCATCAACCGTTGGTTTGATTAAACAAGCGATGCTCACTGCTGAGCAATTAAACGATGTAACCCCTTTATTGGTGATCACCGGTGGTAATGGTGAGCGCATTGCACAAATGCTAGATATAGACTCAACACGCGTTCACTACGTACCTGCAATCGTGTTTGAGGGTCTCGCTTGTTATTTAGCTTGA
- the birA gene encoding bifunctional biotin--[acetyl-CoA-carboxylase] ligase/biotin operon repressor BirA, which yields MSKSVREKLIQALAAGQFVSGQDIADELSVSRAAVANQVKVLQEMGLDIFRVRGKGYQLATPLVLLDKTSICHALEALSVTNHVEVHTLIDSTNDYLLRKLPNQVEPGQVCIAEYQSQGRGRRGRQWISPFGSHLYLSYYHYLADGMSSAMGLSLLTALAISDAIKALYEVQVQLKWPNDVYLDGVKLAGILIDLEGQATGACHSVIGIGLNLCMPEQAGHEISQPWTDLQRHLSHSSEIQIDRNQLAVAIIIALNRRLAQQERLGTESMLSDWFEQDLFLNQNVKIMTGDNVQHGMCRGVNAQGALLFEQHGQVKPVYGGEVSLRADDVDN from the coding sequence ATGTCTAAATCAGTAAGAGAAAAGTTAATTCAGGCCTTGGCGGCTGGCCAGTTTGTGTCTGGGCAAGATATTGCTGATGAGCTGAGTGTTTCTCGCGCTGCGGTAGCTAATCAAGTCAAAGTACTGCAAGAGATGGGACTCGATATTTTCAGAGTGCGCGGAAAAGGTTACCAACTCGCAACACCACTAGTACTGCTTGATAAAACGTCAATATGTCATGCCTTGGAAGCATTATCAGTAACGAACCATGTTGAGGTACACACCCTAATTGACTCAACAAATGATTACTTGTTGCGTAAATTGCCCAATCAGGTAGAGCCTGGGCAAGTTTGTATTGCTGAATATCAGAGCCAGGGGCGCGGTCGACGTGGCCGTCAGTGGATTTCGCCGTTTGGTTCGCATTTGTACCTTTCATACTATCACTACCTAGCTGATGGCATGTCCTCGGCAATGGGACTTAGCTTGTTAACTGCGTTGGCGATAAGTGATGCCATCAAAGCACTTTATGAAGTGCAAGTACAATTAAAGTGGCCGAATGATGTGTACCTCGATGGCGTAAAGCTAGCGGGTATTTTGATCGACTTAGAAGGGCAGGCAACGGGCGCGTGTCACAGTGTTATTGGCATTGGTTTAAACCTATGCATGCCAGAGCAGGCTGGTCATGAAATCAGCCAGCCGTGGACAGATCTGCAACGCCATTTATCGCACTCTTCAGAGATTCAAATCGATAGAAATCAACTTGCTGTTGCCATCATTATTGCGCTAAACCGCCGCTTAGCCCAGCAAGAGCGCTTAGGCACAGAAAGTATGCTAAGTGACTGGTTTGAGCAAGATCTGTTTTTGAACCAAAACGTAAAAATTATGACAGGTGATAACGTACAACACGGGATGTGTCGCGGTGTAAATGCACAAGGTGCATTGCTGTTTGAACAACACGGGCAGGTAAAACCTGTTTATGGTGGTGAAGTTAGTTTACGTGCTGATGATGTCGATAATTAA
- a CDS encoding PHB depolymerase family esterase, translating into MYLPKGINLKKKYPAVVTFHGFESDANGIKWLLQPEKKADAFNYVLIFPNALNKSWNVGKGLGSKNKSADDKAFLATLLNTIPARHPINKHKIYTMGFSNGAQMAALAYCQFGQQIAAAGIVAHSMNIKACSPKYKTPITIFQGTDDKYVPFDGGGKYNIRSYKDSMSFFVNANNVKTHKDTVVNLKTVNCQRHQNRKKTSKVIGCILKGAGHSWPGARAFKPEVFGKANTEINTTDFLFKFFQQYTGPGEKKSNDEINQTKQFLAAKAHKQVNNNQDKTAKATNNKSANKPKAGKVKFEKRLYTRNKKKHAFFITKPLKPSKKPGSLVIVFNGKGYTARNMHEMIEASSFNNGYNFIYVYPQWNVNAKSVTDQFDELFIHQLKAQFPDHANRIFVMGYSHGGAAAQDYYCDYSYALTAVATANFAWRDRECSPTAHRPILVLQNKADNKQPYKGNPQAKQLSFRDTINMLTADINPMIMKNTYIKGKDHRCAAWKDSIEKLTVVECSTDWGGHNLAGSSFKFSKDLGPHMRHFKAPKVIAGFFNNQQHEDFFSFHQR; encoded by the coding sequence GTGTACCTGCCCAAAGGCATTAATTTAAAGAAAAAATACCCGGCTGTAGTGACTTTTCATGGCTTTGAGTCTGACGCCAACGGTATAAAATGGTTACTACAACCAGAGAAAAAAGCTGATGCTTTTAACTATGTCTTGATTTTTCCAAATGCCTTGAATAAAAGCTGGAATGTAGGCAAAGGGTTGGGCTCAAAAAATAAAAGTGCTGACGATAAAGCATTTTTAGCTACCCTGCTTAATACTATTCCAGCGAGGCACCCCATTAATAAGCACAAGATTTACACTATGGGGTTTTCTAATGGTGCTCAAATGGCTGCCTTAGCCTATTGTCAGTTTGGCCAGCAAATTGCTGCTGCTGGTATTGTCGCCCACTCAATGAACATCAAGGCTTGCTCCCCAAAATACAAAACACCCATTACTATTTTCCAAGGAACAGATGACAAATACGTGCCATTTGACGGTGGTGGTAAATACAACATTCGATCTTACAAAGACAGTATGAGCTTTTTCGTCAACGCCAATAATGTCAAAACGCATAAAGACACTGTGGTTAATTTAAAAACCGTTAACTGCCAGCGTCACCAAAACCGTAAAAAGACGTCCAAGGTAATTGGTTGCATATTAAAAGGAGCAGGTCACTCTTGGCCAGGCGCAAGAGCGTTTAAGCCAGAAGTGTTTGGAAAAGCCAACACCGAAATTAACACCACAGATTTTTTGTTTAAGTTCTTTCAACAATACACAGGACCAGGTGAGAAAAAATCAAATGATGAAATCAACCAAACAAAGCAATTTTTAGCCGCTAAGGCTCACAAGCAAGTTAACAATAATCAAGATAAAACGGCAAAAGCAACAAATAATAAGAGCGCGAATAAGCCAAAAGCAGGTAAAGTAAAGTTTGAAAAGCGCTTATATACCAGAAACAAGAAGAAGCACGCGTTTTTTATCACTAAGCCGTTAAAGCCAAGCAAAAAACCGGGTTCACTCGTTATTGTTTTTAATGGTAAAGGTTATACCGCTCGCAATATGCACGAGATGATAGAGGCCAGCAGCTTTAACAATGGCTATAACTTTATCTATGTCTATCCACAATGGAATGTTAACGCTAAGAGTGTTACTGATCAGTTTGACGAACTCTTTATTCACCAGCTTAAAGCGCAATTTCCGGATCATGCTAACCGCATTTTTGTAATGGGCTATTCACATGGTGGCGCAGCAGCACAAGATTATTATTGTGATTACAGTTATGCGCTAACTGCCGTGGCGACAGCGAATTTTGCATGGCGAGATAGAGAATGCTCGCCAACGGCACATCGTCCAATCCTTGTATTACAAAACAAAGCAGACAATAAGCAGCCATATAAAGGCAACCCTCAAGCCAAACAGCTCAGCTTTAGGGATACCATTAACATGCTGACTGCAGATATTAACCCAATGATAATGAAAAACACTTATATCAAAGGTAAAGATCACCGCTGTGCAGCATGGAAAGACAGCATAGAAAAGTTAACGGTTGTTGAATGTTCAACCGATTGGGGAGGGCACAATCTAGCAGGTAGTAGCTTCAAATTTAGCAAAGATCTGGGGCCTCATATGCGCCACTTTAAGGCCCCCAAAGTTATCGCGGGATTTTTTAACAATCAGCAACATGAAGATTTTTTCTCCTTCCATCAACGATAG
- a CDS encoding RNA recognition motif domain-containing protein, which translates to MKSSQVITAFALAIVMGVIAFLIANSIGKDANTIAASAALGALLANIISSLINKDTAEDLTDTSSLPVNGEIKTLYVGNLPYRANEAAVRTLFSAHGVVHSVRLMKDKHTGKRRGFGFVEIAAADSDGAISALNDSEFQQRTLKVREAKERPEKTSNNE; encoded by the coding sequence ATGAAGTCTTCTCAAGTCATTACGGCGTTTGCTTTAGCTATTGTTATGGGGGTTATTGCTTTTCTCATTGCCAATTCTATTGGTAAAGATGCAAATACTATAGCCGCTAGTGCTGCACTAGGTGCATTACTCGCAAATATTATCTCTTCTCTTATAAATAAAGATACCGCAGAGGATCTTACAGATACGAGCTCCTTACCTGTGAATGGTGAAATTAAAACGCTATATGTTGGCAACTTACCTTATCGCGCTAATGAGGCTGCAGTAAGAACGCTTTTTTCCGCTCACGGTGTAGTTCATTCAGTTCGCTTAATGAAAGATAAACATACTGGAAAGCGCAGAGGTTTCGGGTTTGTGGAAATCGCAGCGGCTGATTCTGACGGCGCAATATCTGCATTAAACGATTCAGAATTTCAGCAAAGAACACTGAAAGTAAGAGAAGCTAAGGAAAGGCCAGAAAAGACCAGTAACAATGAGTAA
- a CDS encoding IS630 family transposase (programmed frameshift), translating into MHQPIELKKLAQQESDARVRIRLLAIYHFSLGQNRAQIAKLLGVARGSVNKWVNKYLSGGLKGLQTKVNTGRPSKLSQAQLNQLSAFVLSHVEKDSGGRLIGEDIQKFIDKKFDVSYSLRNIYHLLHALGFSWITSRSKHPKQSEQAQAVFKNFRLETIRNTPWHVQPEDIDVWFQDEARFGQQNQVTRLWAKKGSRPRVVRQQQFDYGYLFGAVCPSTGQTEALITPLVNKAMMTEHLSQISKATPQGRHAVVIIDGAGWHTMDTASPFSNLTLIKLPPYSPELNPIEQVWQWLRQHCLSNRVFSGFDEIVEQVSVAWNTFISDIDRVKKLCTRDWIQVVR; encoded by the exons ATGCATCAACCAATAGAATTAAAAAAACTTGCCCAACAAGAGAGTGATGCGAGAGTCCGAATAAGATTGCTCGCCATTTATCACTTTTCACTCGGCCAAAATAGAGCACAAATAGCTAAATTGCTTGGTGTTGCTCGCGGTAGTGTTAATAAATGGGTTAATAAGTATCTCTCTGGTGGGCTTAAAGGGCTGCAAACCAAAGTAAATACAGGTAGACCCTCGAAACTATCACAAGCGCAACTGAACCAATTGTCAGCATTTGTGTTATCTCATGTCGAAAAAGACAGTGGTGGCAGGCTGATTGGGGAAGATATTCAAAAATTCATCGATAAAAAATTTGATGTCTCCTATTCACTGCGCAATATTTACCACTTATTACATGCACTTGGATTTAGTTGGATAACGAGCCGCTCCAAGCATCCTAAGCAATCCGAACAAGCCCAAGCGGTTTTTAAAAAC TTCCGACTGGAAACGATCCGTAACACTCCATGGCACGTTCAGCCCGAAGACATTGATGTATGGTTTCAAGATGAAGCGCGTTTTGGACAGCAAAACCAAGTGACAAGATTATGGGCTAAGAAAGGGAGTCGCCCCAGAGTGGTAAGGCAGCAGCAGTTTGACTATGGCTATTTATTTGGTGCTGTTTGTCCTTCAACAGGCCAAACCGAAGCGCTAATTACGCCGCTCGTCAATAAAGCGATGATGACAGAGCACTTGTCTCAAATATCCAAAGCTACACCTCAGGGTAGACATGCGGTGGTTATCATTGATGGTGCGGGGTGGCATACAATGGATACAGCTAGTCCATTTTCTAATCTTACGCTAATCAAGTTGCCACCCTATTCACCAGAGCTAAACCCAATTGAGCAAGTGTGGCAATGGTTACGCCAGCACTGTTTATCTAATCGTGTATTCAGCGGGTTTGATGAAATAGTAGAGCAGGTTTCAGTCGCTTGGAACACATTCATTTCGGATATTGATAGAGTGAAAAAACTTTGTACTCGCGATTGGATTCAAGTGGTCAGATAA
- the murB gene encoding UDP-N-acetylmuramate dehydrogenase — MNNLSSGNIKAMNTMAINAYCDQLIEITSLNQLMALTIPEQPVYILGEGSNTLFVDSKTPTLIRPNIIGVKVSETNTHFHLNVGAGENWHQLVQYTVANNMFGLENLALIPGSVGAAPVQNIGAYGVEFANFCHSVEWFDFETSEQLELPVAQCQFSYRDSIFKQALKGKGVITSVNLSLPKKWQPVLTYAGLNELNDTATAEQVMNKVIDIRNSKLPDPKQLANVGSFFKNPVVTQSVFNKLQAQYPDIPFYSQGEDQIKLAAGWLIDQAGLKGYRQGDAAVHQKQALVLVNFGGATGQDIAALAELVVETVAKKFAVTLEPEVRIVGEHGERLLIKSESQCLNQ; from the coding sequence ATGAATAATCTTTCAAGCGGTAATATAAAAGCCATGAATACTATGGCTATTAATGCTTATTGTGACCAGTTAATTGAAATCACATCACTCAATCAATTAATGGCGCTAACAATACCCGAACAACCAGTTTATATACTGGGGGAGGGGAGTAATACGCTATTTGTTGACAGTAAAACGCCAACGCTAATTCGACCTAATATTATAGGTGTCAAAGTGTCAGAAACTAACACCCATTTTCACCTGAATGTAGGGGCAGGAGAGAACTGGCATCAATTAGTTCAATACACTGTGGCTAATAATATGTTTGGCCTAGAAAATTTGGCGTTAATTCCGGGGAGCGTTGGGGCTGCACCAGTGCAAAATATTGGTGCGTATGGCGTAGAATTCGCAAACTTTTGCCACAGTGTTGAGTGGTTTGATTTTGAGACATCAGAGCAGCTAGAGCTGCCTGTAGCACAATGCCAATTTAGCTACCGCGATAGCATTTTTAAACAGGCCTTAAAAGGTAAAGGGGTAATAACCTCAGTTAACTTGTCACTACCTAAAAAATGGCAACCTGTGTTGACCTATGCCGGGCTTAACGAGCTTAATGATACGGCAACAGCAGAACAAGTGATGAACAAAGTCATTGATATTCGCAATAGCAAGCTCCCGGATCCTAAGCAGCTAGCCAATGTCGGTAGCTTTTTTAAGAACCCTGTTGTCACGCAATCTGTTTTTAACAAGCTGCAAGCACAATATCCCGATATTCCTTTTTATTCACAAGGTGAAGATCAGATAAAGCTTGCTGCTGGCTGGCTAATCGACCAAGCTGGTTTAAAGGGGTATCGGCAAGGGGATGCCGCTGTGCACCAAAAACAAGCACTAGTGCTGGTCAACTTTGGTGGTGCGACAGGGCAAGATATTGCAGCGCTTGCAGAGCTGGTTGTTGAGACTGTAGCGAAAAAGTTTGCCGTTACGCTTGAGCCAGAAGTTAGAATTGTTGGCGAGCATGGTGAGCGCTTGTTGATAAAGAGTGAATCTCAATGTCTAAATCAGTAA
- the tuf gene encoding elongation factor Tu, with the protein MAKEKFERSKPHVNVGTIGHVDHGKTTLTAAISAVLTKTHGGEVKDFAQIDNAPEERERGITINTSHIEYDTETRHYAHVDCPGHADYVKNMITGAAQMDGAILVCAATDGPMPQTREHILLSRQVGVPYIIVFMNKCDMVDDEELLELVEMEIRELLSEYDFPGDDLPVVAGSALGALNGEAQWEEKVLELANHLDTYIPEPERAIDGDFILPIEDVFSIQGRGTVVTGRVERGIITVGDDVEIVGIKETTTTTCTGVEMFRKLLDEGRAGENCGVLLRGTKRDEVQRGQVLCKPGSINPHTKFESEVYVLTKDEGGRHTPFFKGYRPQFYFRTTDITGAVELPEGVEMVMPGDNLKFVVELINPIAMDEGLRFAIREGGRTVGAGVVSKIIE; encoded by the coding sequence GTGGCTAAAGAAAAATTTGAACGTTCGAAACCGCACGTAAACGTTGGTACTATCGGACACGTTGACCACGGTAAAACTACTTTAACAGCTGCTATCTCTGCAGTATTAACAAAAACTCACGGTGGTGAAGTAAAAGATTTCGCTCAAATCGATAACGCTCCAGAAGAGCGTGAGCGTGGTATTACAATCAATACTTCTCACATCGAGTACGACACAGAAACACGTCACTACGCACACGTAGACTGTCCAGGTCACGCCGATTACGTTAAAAACATGATCACTGGTGCTGCACAAATGGACGGCGCAATCTTAGTATGTGCTGCGACTGACGGTCCAATGCCACAAACTCGTGAGCACATCCTTCTTTCTCGCCAAGTAGGTGTACCTTACATCATCGTATTCATGAACAAATGTGACATGGTAGATGACGAAGAGTTACTTGAGTTAGTAGAAATGGAAATCCGTGAACTACTTTCTGAATACGACTTCCCAGGTGATGACTTACCAGTAGTAGCTGGTTCAGCATTAGGCGCACTTAACGGTGAAGCACAGTGGGAAGAGAAAGTATTAGAACTTGCTAACCACTTAGACACATACATTCCAGAGCCAGAGCGTGCAATCGACGGTGACTTCATTTTACCAATCGAAGACGTATTCTCAATCCAAGGCCGTGGTACTGTAGTAACAGGTCGTGTTGAGCGTGGTATCATCACAGTAGGTGACGACGTAGAAATCGTAGGTATCAAAGAAACTACAACTACTACTTGTACTGGTGTTGAAATGTTCCGTAAACTTCTTGACGAAGGTCGTGCGGGTGAGAACTGTGGTGTTCTTCTTCGTGGTACTAAGCGTGACGAAGTACAACGTGGTCAAGTACTATGTAAGCCTGGTTCAATCAACCCACACACTAAGTTCGAGTCAGAAGTATACGTATTGACTAAAGACGAAGGTGGCCGTCACACGCCATTCTTCAAAGGCTACCGTCCACAGTTCTACTTCCGTACAACTGACATCACTGGTGCTGTAGAGCTTCCAGAAGGTGTAGAAATGGTAATGCCTGGCGACAACTTGAAGTTTGTTGTTGAGCTAATCAACCCAATCGCGATGGACGAAGGTTTACGCTTCGCTATCCGTGAAGGTGGCCGCACAGTAGGTGCTGGTGTTGTATCTAAAATCATCGAATAA
- the opgC gene encoding OpgC domain-containing protein, which yields MEWMMGYTEGTGTRDLRIDFMRGVVMLILIIVHIEIFSWFNFIAWERIGLISGAEGFVVLSGYILGQVHKRINENSGFKASSMRLLERSVQLYVINIGIVALILVLSMLPLLDLEVIKTFKNWGNGQVYQLFPHQESSWHQSASNVFLLRSSPHQIQILGLYCSLLLLTPIAIWLFNHGKAKWVCFTCVVLYIYNLSSPSRVTAAQFEYAFPLLSWQVLYIAGLTIGFHKDAIGRFFDAKKYNALVAFSAVFTLVFIFVAWNSPNPAFPDAVKLTWITSDTFYQLHHQYFDKNKLGILRLFNYACFLVFFYWCLTRFWQPISRTLGWFFIPLGQASLYVFIMHLVFVVLVEAITDFSNVKPTYDTANIWQNTLWHGLSLLGLWLMVKKEFLFNYVPR from the coding sequence ATGGAATGGATGATGGGTTACACTGAGGGAACAGGTACACGAGATTTAAGAATTGATTTCATGCGCGGTGTCGTGATGTTGATTCTTATCATCGTCCACATCGAAATCTTTTCGTGGTTCAATTTTATTGCGTGGGAACGCATCGGATTAATTTCTGGCGCAGAAGGGTTTGTTGTCCTGTCGGGCTACATACTCGGCCAAGTTCACAAGCGAATCAACGAAAACTCTGGCTTTAAAGCCAGCTCAATGCGACTGCTAGAGCGCTCTGTTCAACTGTATGTTATCAATATCGGCATTGTCGCTCTTATTTTAGTGCTATCAATGCTGCCTTTATTGGATTTGGAGGTGATTAAAACCTTCAAAAACTGGGGCAACGGTCAGGTCTACCAACTATTTCCGCATCAAGAGAGCAGCTGGCATCAATCTGCAAGCAACGTTTTCTTGTTAAGAAGTAGTCCGCATCAAATCCAGATATTAGGTCTTTATTGCTCACTGTTATTACTTACCCCAATAGCAATTTGGTTGTTCAACCATGGAAAAGCGAAGTGGGTTTGCTTTACCTGTGTGGTCTTGTATATCTACAACCTTTCTTCTCCCTCGCGCGTTACTGCTGCTCAGTTTGAATATGCATTTCCACTGCTAAGCTGGCAAGTGCTATACATTGCAGGGCTTACGATAGGTTTTCACAAAGATGCTATTGGACGTTTTTTCGATGCCAAAAAGTACAATGCGCTTGTAGCTTTCTCGGCGGTATTTACCCTTGTTTTTATTTTCGTTGCTTGGAATTCCCCCAATCCAGCCTTTCCAGATGCCGTAAAGCTAACCTGGATAACCAGTGATACTTTTTACCAGTTACACCATCAGTACTTCGACAAAAATAAACTGGGCATATTGAGGTTGTTTAACTATGCCTGTTTCCTTGTTTTCTTTTATTGGTGTTTGACTCGCTTCTGGCAACCGATCAGTCGCACTTTGGGTTGGTTTTTTATTCCTTTGGGGCAAGCGAGCCTTTATGTCTTCATTATGCACTTAGTGTTTGTCGTACTAGTTGAAGCCATTACCGATTTTTCGAATGTTAAGCCAACCTATGACACAGCCAATATTTGGCAAAATACGCTCTGGCATGGCCTCAGCCTATTGGGGTTATGGTTGATGGTGAAAAAGGAGTTCTTGTTCAATTATGTTCCACGTTAA
- a CDS encoding helix-turn-helix domain-containing protein, whose product MRLLAIYHFSLGQNRAQIAQLLGVARGKVNKWVNSDLSQGA is encoded by the coding sequence ATGAGGTTGCTCGCCATTTATCACTTTTCTCTCGGTCAAAATAGAGCGCAAATAGCTCAACTACTTGGTGTTGCTCGAGGCAAAGTTAATAAGTGGGTTAACAGCGACCTATCGCAGGGGGCTTAA
- the purD gene encoding phosphoribosylamine--glycine ligase — protein MNVLVIGSGGREHALAWKAAQSTKVKKVFVAPGNAGTSTEDKLENVAISVGDIPALVTFAKQNNIALTIVGPEQPLVDGVVDAFQAEGLTIFGPSAKAAQLEGSKAFTKDFLARHNIPTAAYANFTEIEPALAYVREQGAPIVVKADGLAAGKGVIVAMTLEEAEEAIKDMLAGNAFGDAGHRVVIEEFLTGEEASFIVMVDGKNVVPFATSQDHKRAYNEDKGPNTGGMGAYSPAPVVTPAIHDRIMKEVIMPTVEGMAKEDAPYTGFLYAGLMIAEDGTPKVIEYNCRFGDPETQPIMMRLQSDLVELCLAACHGELAGKVIDFDPRAAVGVVLAAGGYPGSYNKGDVISGLATNTAEDRKTFHAGTAIKDGDIVTAGGRVLCATALGNDVTSAQEAAYELLHQISWQGVEFRTDIAYRAIAREQA, from the coding sequence ATGAATGTATTAGTGATTGGCAGTGGTGGTCGTGAACATGCCCTAGCATGGAAGGCGGCGCAATCTACTAAAGTGAAAAAAGTATTTGTCGCACCGGGTAATGCGGGTACCAGTACAGAAGATAAACTGGAAAATGTTGCAATCTCAGTTGGCGATATTCCAGCATTAGTGACTTTTGCTAAACAAAATAATATTGCGCTAACCATTGTTGGCCCAGAACAACCATTAGTTGATGGTGTAGTTGATGCATTCCAAGCCGAAGGTTTAACTATTTTTGGCCCATCAGCTAAAGCGGCGCAACTGGAAGGCTCAAAGGCATTCACCAAAGATTTCTTGGCGCGTCACAACATTCCAACCGCAGCCTATGCTAATTTCACGGAAATTGAGCCTGCATTAGCTTATGTTCGTGAGCAAGGTGCACCGATTGTGGTTAAAGCTGATGGCTTAGCGGCGGGTAAAGGTGTAATCGTTGCGATGACGCTTGAAGAAGCGGAAGAAGCTATTAAAGATATGCTCGCAGGTAATGCTTTTGGTGATGCTGGCCACCGAGTTGTTATCGAAGAGTTTTTAACGGGTGAAGAAGCCAGCTTTATTGTTATGGTTGACGGTAAAAACGTAGTGCCGTTTGCCACAAGTCAGGATCATAAGCGCGCCTACAACGAAGACAAAGGTCCAAATACAGGTGGTATGGGGGCTTATTCTCCAGCACCAGTGGTAACACCAGCAATTCATGATCGCATTATGAAAGAAGTGATCATGCCAACAGTAGAAGGCATGGCAAAAGAAGATGCACCCTACACTGGCTTCCTATATGCAGGCTTAATGATTGCAGAAGATGGCACACCAAAAGTAATTGAATACAACTGCCGCTTTGGTGATCCAGAAACTCAGCCCATCATGATGCGCTTGCAATCCGATCTTGTTGAATTATGCCTTGCCGCATGTCATGGCGAGCTAGCGGGTAAAGTGATAGATTTCGATCCACGTGCAGCTGTTGGAGTGGTGTTAGCGGCTGGCGGTTATCCTGGTAGCTATAACAAGGGTGATGTGATTTCAGGTCTAGCGACTAACACTGCCGAGGATCGCAAAACCTTTCACGCAGGTACTGCAATAAAGGATGGAGATATCGTCACAGCAGGTGGGCGTGTACTATGTGCTACTGCGTTGGGGAACGATGTGACATCTGCGCAAGAAGCTGCATATGAATTGCTACATCAAATAAGTTGGCAAGGTGTAGAGTTTCGCACTGATATTGCTTATCGTGCTATTGCACGTGAACAAGCCTAG